The following coding sequences are from one Salvia hispanica cultivar TCC Black 2014 chromosome 3, UniMelb_Shisp_WGS_1.0, whole genome shotgun sequence window:
- the LOC125214398 gene encoding SUN domain-containing protein 5 isoform X2 — MKKPRNVDPTKPNHKSSRNRAHKLDCDRKTAKRSFYDLSIPLFFSFWCGIVLLHAKFGITRGNEETGYENGVVMEQDVSVIVEDFPVHPNVEDLISGASELEELLSIVLGYDSFTCQLEPHQEVGKIEPAEAQNGRIHLTYPNFDEFKYISSKGKIGSPRQLVNITHRLEPDGTPYNYASAIKGAKVVSHNKEAKGASNILDKDDDKYLRNPCSVGGKYFIIELADETLVDAVNIANFEHHSSNFKDIELYGSLDYPTEEWDTLGSFAAANSKHVQCFKLPVPKWVRYLKVNLLSHYGSDFYCTLSVVEVFGVDAIEQMLEDFIIPDSSANGVSNRNLTALPSAVPEQSSNASATGYVAHPVVEPDEGQHLIVDIPKKPVSGSGPADLLHKARQLPHSRVHADAALKVLLQKVRSLESNLSVLEDYINELNRRRVDYLPELDKKLNKFSALLEKTKLEMKGLLEWKEIMEKGILELESWRTLVSIQMEILVDQNNMLRLEVEKVVQDQVSLESKGLVILTVGLCFALKMILERLTKQFGAPAAGQSNGGWILVVMFCSMTMLIPLFYG; from the exons ATGAAGAAACCTCGCAACGTTGATCCGACGAAACCCAATCACAAATCCTCCAGAAATAGGGCTCACAAACTTGATTGCGACAGAAAAACCGCCAAGAGAAGCTTCTACGACCTCTCCAtccctctcttcttctccttctggTGTGGCATTGTCTTATTGCATGCTAAATTTGGCATCACTCGCGGAAATGAAG AAACTGGATATGAGAATGGAGTGGTGATGGAGCAAGATGTGTCTGTGATTGTTGAGGATTTCCCGGTTCATCCAAATGTGGAAGATTTGATCAGTGGGGCTAGTGAGCTAGAAGAGCTCTTGTCCATTGTGCTTGGTTATGATTCCTTCACCTGTCAACTCGAACCACACCAAGAGGTCGGGAAAATCGAGCCAGCAGAAGCACAGAATGGGAGGATTCACTTGACCTACCCGAATTTCGATGAGTTCAAGTACATCTCCTCCAAAGGAAAGATTGGTTCTCCTCGCCAGCTTGTCAACATCACCCACCGCCTTGAGCCCGATGGGACGCCCTACAACTACGCCTCAGCTATAAAGGGGGCGAAAGTGGTTTCTCATAACAAGGAGGCGAAGGGAGCCAGCAACATACTGGATAAGGACGACGACAAGTATCTGAGGAACCCCTGCTCGGTCGGGGGAAAGTATTTCATCATTGAGCTTGCTGACGAGACTCTGGTTGATGCTGTAAATATAGCAAATTTTGAGCACCACTCATCCAATTTCAAGGATATAGAGCTGTATGGGAGCTTGGATTACCCGACTGAGGAGTGGGACACATTGGGGTCGTTCGCTGCTGCAAACTCTAAGCATGTTCAGTGTTTCAAGCTGCCGGTGCCAAAATGGGTTCGGTATTTGAAAGTGAACTTGTTGAGTCATTATGGCTCTGATTTCTACTGCACACTGAGTGTGGTGGAGGTTTTTGGAGTTGATGCTATTGAACAGATGCTTGAGGATTTTATCATTCCCGACTCTTCTGCTAATGGAGTGTCGAATCGCAATTTGACTGCACTGCCTTCGGCAGTACCAGAACAGAGCTCCAACGCCTCTGCAACCGGTTATGTTGCTCATCCGGTTGTGGAGCCTGATGAGGGGCAGCATCTCATTGTTGATATTCCGAAGAAACCGGTTTCTGGAAGTGGCCCGGCTGATCTTCTGCACAAGGCTAGGCAGCTCCCTCATAGCAGAGTGCATGCGGATGCTGCCCTTAAGGTCCTGTTGCAGAAGGTCAGATCACTCGAGTCGAACCTGTCGGTGCTGGAGGACTACATCAATGAACTTAACAGGAGAAGGGTGGATTATCTGCCTGAGCTCGACAAGAAGCTAAATAAGTTCTCTGCTCTTCTGGAGAAGACAAAACTGGAGATGAAAGGCCTCTTGGAGTGGAAGGAGATTATG GAAAAAGGAATCCTCGAGCTGGAGTCGTGGAGAACCCTCGTCTCTATACAGATGGAAATCTTGGTCGATCAAAACAACATGctgag ATTGGAGGTTGAGAAGGTGGTGCAAGATCAAGTGAGTTTGGAGAGCAAAGGGCTAGTCATTTTGACAGTGGGCTTGTGCTTCGCGCTCAAGATGATTCTTGAGAGGCTAACGAAGCAGTTCGGCGCTCCAGCGGCTGGCCAGTCGAATGGAGGTTGGATTTTAGTTGTCATGTTCTGTAGTATGACTATGCTTATTCCTCTATTCTACGGTTAG
- the LOC125214398 gene encoding SUN domain-containing protein 5 isoform X1, giving the protein MKKPRNVDPTKPNHKSSRNRAHKLDCDRKTAKRSFYDLSIPLFFSFWCGIVLLHAKFGITRGNEGDLLACGGMCLDEKLRNNSVHVSETGYENGVVMEQDVSVIVEDFPVHPNVEDLISGASELEELLSIVLGYDSFTCQLEPHQEVGKIEPAEAQNGRIHLTYPNFDEFKYISSKGKIGSPRQLVNITHRLEPDGTPYNYASAIKGAKVVSHNKEAKGASNILDKDDDKYLRNPCSVGGKYFIIELADETLVDAVNIANFEHHSSNFKDIELYGSLDYPTEEWDTLGSFAAANSKHVQCFKLPVPKWVRYLKVNLLSHYGSDFYCTLSVVEVFGVDAIEQMLEDFIIPDSSANGVSNRNLTALPSAVPEQSSNASATGYVAHPVVEPDEGQHLIVDIPKKPVSGSGPADLLHKARQLPHSRVHADAALKVLLQKVRSLESNLSVLEDYINELNRRRVDYLPELDKKLNKFSALLEKTKLEMKGLLEWKEIMEKGILELESWRTLVSIQMEILVDQNNMLRLEVEKVVQDQVSLESKGLVILTVGLCFALKMILERLTKQFGAPAAGQSNGGWILVVMFCSMTMLIPLFYG; this is encoded by the exons ATGAAGAAACCTCGCAACGTTGATCCGACGAAACCCAATCACAAATCCTCCAGAAATAGGGCTCACAAACTTGATTGCGACAGAAAAACCGCCAAGAGAAGCTTCTACGACCTCTCCAtccctctcttcttctccttctggTGTGGCATTGTCTTATTGCATGCTAAATTTGGCATCACTCGCGGAAATGAAG GTGATTTGCTTGCGTGTGGGGGGATGTGTCTCGATGAGAAGTTGCGTAACAATAGTGTTCATGTTTCAGAAACTGGATATGAGAATGGAGTGGTGATGGAGCAAGATGTGTCTGTGATTGTTGAGGATTTCCCGGTTCATCCAAATGTGGAAGATTTGATCAGTGGGGCTAGTGAGCTAGAAGAGCTCTTGTCCATTGTGCTTGGTTATGATTCCTTCACCTGTCAACTCGAACCACACCAAGAGGTCGGGAAAATCGAGCCAGCAGAAGCACAGAATGGGAGGATTCACTTGACCTACCCGAATTTCGATGAGTTCAAGTACATCTCCTCCAAAGGAAAGATTGGTTCTCCTCGCCAGCTTGTCAACATCACCCACCGCCTTGAGCCCGATGGGACGCCCTACAACTACGCCTCAGCTATAAAGGGGGCGAAAGTGGTTTCTCATAACAAGGAGGCGAAGGGAGCCAGCAACATACTGGATAAGGACGACGACAAGTATCTGAGGAACCCCTGCTCGGTCGGGGGAAAGTATTTCATCATTGAGCTTGCTGACGAGACTCTGGTTGATGCTGTAAATATAGCAAATTTTGAGCACCACTCATCCAATTTCAAGGATATAGAGCTGTATGGGAGCTTGGATTACCCGACTGAGGAGTGGGACACATTGGGGTCGTTCGCTGCTGCAAACTCTAAGCATGTTCAGTGTTTCAAGCTGCCGGTGCCAAAATGGGTTCGGTATTTGAAAGTGAACTTGTTGAGTCATTATGGCTCTGATTTCTACTGCACACTGAGTGTGGTGGAGGTTTTTGGAGTTGATGCTATTGAACAGATGCTTGAGGATTTTATCATTCCCGACTCTTCTGCTAATGGAGTGTCGAATCGCAATTTGACTGCACTGCCTTCGGCAGTACCAGAACAGAGCTCCAACGCCTCTGCAACCGGTTATGTTGCTCATCCGGTTGTGGAGCCTGATGAGGGGCAGCATCTCATTGTTGATATTCCGAAGAAACCGGTTTCTGGAAGTGGCCCGGCTGATCTTCTGCACAAGGCTAGGCAGCTCCCTCATAGCAGAGTGCATGCGGATGCTGCCCTTAAGGTCCTGTTGCAGAAGGTCAGATCACTCGAGTCGAACCTGTCGGTGCTGGAGGACTACATCAATGAACTTAACAGGAGAAGGGTGGATTATCTGCCTGAGCTCGACAAGAAGCTAAATAAGTTCTCTGCTCTTCTGGAGAAGACAAAACTGGAGATGAAAGGCCTCTTGGAGTGGAAGGAGATTATG GAAAAAGGAATCCTCGAGCTGGAGTCGTGGAGAACCCTCGTCTCTATACAGATGGAAATCTTGGTCGATCAAAACAACATGctgag ATTGGAGGTTGAGAAGGTGGTGCAAGATCAAGTGAGTTTGGAGAGCAAAGGGCTAGTCATTTTGACAGTGGGCTTGTGCTTCGCGCTCAAGATGATTCTTGAGAGGCTAACGAAGCAGTTCGGCGCTCCAGCGGCTGGCCAGTCGAATGGAGGTTGGATTTTAGTTGTCATGTTCTGTAGTATGACTATGCTTATTCCTCTATTCTACGGTTAG
- the LOC125214399 gene encoding F-box protein SKIP8-like isoform X2, protein MDFSVFAADYSSFLIALVATIFCLVLASAVIFQRVRLGLGRSNCASPSEEREIGGGEMTARVIGGVSENGGEKAGERQSGASMMEQLVPEITTHALSYLDYPSLCRLSMTNSLMRRAANDDNAWKALYHKDFTLEQDNVTPPNGWKAYYAATRAVVTVNAEFFRIIRERLLQAMRQFWLHADYVKCFHATGESFSGDGELAASI, encoded by the exons ATGGATTTTTCGGTTTTCGCGGCCGATTATTCCTCGTTTTTGATAGCCCTAGTAGCAACTATTTTCTGTTTGGTTCTCGCGAGCGCTGTGATTTTCCAGAGAGTGAGGTTAGGGCTGGGTCGTTCCAATTGCGCTAGTCCGAGTGAGGAGAGGGAAATCGGTGGTGGGGAAATGACTGCGCGGGTGATTGGAGGTGTGAGTGAGAATGGCGGGGAGAAGGCGGGGGAGAGACAGTCTGGGGCGTCGATGATGGAGCAGCTGGTGCCGGAGATCACCACGCATGCCTTGAGTTACTTGGATTATCCGAGCCTCTGCCGCCTCTCCATGACGAATTCACTCATGCGGAGAGCTGCCAATGACGACAATGCGTGGAAGGCGCTCTACCATAAG GATTTCACTTTGGAGCAAGACAATGTAACCCCACCTAATGGGTGGAAAGCATATTACGCCGCAACAAGAGCTGTCGTTACTGTAAATGCTGAATTTTTTAGGATTATCAGGGAAAGATTGCTTCAAGCTATGCGTCAGTTTTGGCTTCATGCTGATTATGTGAAGTGTTTCCATGCAACTGGGGAGTCATTTAGTGG